The following proteins are co-located in the Quadrisphaera sp. RL12-1S genome:
- the xylA gene encoding xylose isomerase translates to MAAPISAQHLTPTPEDKFSFGLWTVGWAAADPFGAATRPDVDVIDAARRLADLGAYGITFHDDDVVPFEVGHKDPAGRDEILGRLKKVVSDTGLAVPMVTTNLFSHPVFKEGAFTANDRDVRRFALRKAFRQLQLGAELGAQTFVMWGGREGAEVDGAKDIKAALDRYAEAVNLLTTYITEQGLDMRIAIEPKPNEPRGDILLPTVGHAIAFSYTLEHPHLVGVNPEVGHEQMSNLNFTAGIAQALAAGKLFHIDLNGQHGPKFDQDLVFGHGDLLSAFWTVDLLENGFPGGGPTYSGPKHFDYKPNRTEDFDGIWASAAANMRTYLLLKERALAFRADPEVQAALQTASVTELAVPTLSPGESLADIVADRSAFEDFDADAKGKRGYGIGNLDQLAIEHLMGAR, encoded by the coding sequence GTGGCCGCCCCGATCTCAGCTCAGCACCTCACGCCCACCCCCGAGGACAAGTTCTCCTTCGGCCTCTGGACCGTCGGGTGGGCCGCCGCCGACCCGTTCGGCGCCGCCACCCGCCCCGACGTCGACGTCATCGACGCCGCCCGCCGCCTGGCCGACCTCGGCGCCTACGGCATCACCTTCCACGACGACGACGTCGTCCCCTTCGAGGTGGGCCACAAGGACCCGGCCGGGCGCGACGAGATCCTCGGCCGCCTCAAGAAGGTCGTCTCCGACACCGGCCTCGCCGTGCCGATGGTGACCACCAACCTCTTCAGCCACCCGGTGTTCAAGGAGGGCGCGTTCACGGCGAACGACCGCGACGTCCGCCGCTTCGCGCTGCGCAAGGCCTTCCGCCAGCTGCAGCTCGGCGCCGAGCTCGGCGCGCAGACGTTCGTCATGTGGGGCGGCCGCGAAGGCGCCGAGGTCGACGGCGCCAAGGACATCAAGGCCGCGCTGGACCGCTACGCCGAGGCCGTCAACCTGCTGACGACGTACATCACCGAGCAGGGCCTCGACATGCGCATCGCCATCGAGCCCAAGCCGAACGAGCCCCGCGGCGACATCCTGCTGCCCACGGTCGGCCACGCCATCGCCTTCTCCTACACCCTCGAGCACCCGCACCTCGTGGGCGTGAACCCCGAGGTCGGGCACGAGCAGATGTCCAACCTCAACTTCACCGCCGGCATCGCGCAGGCGCTCGCCGCCGGCAAGCTGTTCCACATCGACCTCAACGGCCAGCACGGCCCCAAGTTCGACCAGGACCTCGTCTTCGGCCACGGCGACCTGCTCTCCGCCTTCTGGACCGTCGACCTCCTCGAGAACGGCTTCCCGGGCGGCGGGCCCACCTACTCGGGCCCGAAGCACTTCGACTACAAGCCCAACCGCACCGAGGACTTCGACGGCATCTGGGCCTCGGCCGCGGCCAACATGCGCACCTACCTGCTGCTCAAGGAGCGTGCGCTGGCCTTCCGCGCCGACCCGGAGGTCCAGGCCGCGCTGCAGACCGCCAGCGTCACCGAGCTGGCCGTCCCCACCCTCTCGCCGGGTGAGTCGCTGGCCGACATCGTCGCCGACCGCTCCGCGTTCGAGGACTTCGACGCGGACGCCAAGGGCAAGCGCGGCTACGGCATCGGCAACCTCGACCAGCTGGCCATCGAGCACCTCATGGGCGCCCGCTGA
- a CDS encoding alpha-hydroxy acid oxidase, with product MSVVQRQAPKPRELLELVKFKKPTLDGRRRRLESALTIHDLRAIAKRRTPAAAFDYTDGAADGEISMQRARQAFLDVEFHPSILRDATRADTSCTVLGGPSALPFGIAPTGFTRLMQTEGETAGAGAAGAAGIPFTLSTLGTTSIEGVKAANPHGRNWFQLYVMRQREISYGLVERAAKAGFDTLFFTVDTPVAGARLRDKRNGFSIPPQLSLGTVLNTATRPWWWYDFLTTPKLEFASLSATGGTVGELLNSAMDPSISYDDLAVIRSMWPGKLVVKGVQNLEDSKRLADLGVDGIVLSNHGGRQLDRAPVPFHLLPEVVREVGADTEVMVDTGIMDGADVVASIALGAKFTLIGRAYLYGLMAGGRPGVDRAIAILREQVERTMRLLQVSELAELGPQHVTQLQRLAPRALERDALRV from the coding sequence GTGTCCGTCGTCCAGCGCCAGGCCCCCAAGCCCCGCGAGCTGCTCGAACTCGTGAAGTTCAAGAAGCCGACCCTCGACGGGCGCAGGCGCCGGCTGGAGAGCGCGCTCACCATCCACGACCTGCGCGCCATCGCCAAGCGCCGCACGCCCGCCGCGGCCTTCGACTACACCGACGGCGCCGCCGACGGCGAGATCTCGATGCAGCGGGCCCGCCAGGCGTTCCTCGACGTCGAGTTCCACCCCAGCATCCTGCGGGACGCCACCCGCGCGGACACGTCCTGCACGGTGCTCGGCGGCCCGTCCGCGCTGCCGTTCGGCATCGCCCCCACCGGCTTCACGCGCCTCATGCAGACCGAGGGCGAGACGGCCGGCGCCGGCGCCGCGGGGGCGGCCGGCATCCCCTTCACGCTGTCCACCCTCGGCACCACCTCCATCGAGGGCGTGAAGGCCGCCAACCCGCACGGGCGCAACTGGTTCCAGCTCTACGTCATGCGCCAGCGGGAGATCTCCTACGGGCTGGTCGAGCGCGCCGCGAAGGCCGGCTTCGACACCCTGTTCTTCACCGTGGACACCCCGGTGGCCGGGGCCCGCCTGCGCGACAAGCGCAACGGCTTCTCCATCCCCCCGCAGCTCAGCCTGGGCACGGTCCTCAACACCGCGACGCGCCCGTGGTGGTGGTACGACTTCCTCACCACCCCCAAGCTGGAGTTCGCCTCCCTGTCGGCCACCGGCGGCACCGTGGGGGAGCTGCTGAACTCCGCGATGGACCCGTCGATCTCCTACGACGACCTCGCCGTGATCCGCTCGATGTGGCCGGGCAAGCTCGTGGTCAAGGGCGTGCAGAACCTCGAGGACTCCAAGCGCCTCGCCGACCTCGGCGTCGACGGGATCGTGCTGTCCAACCACGGCGGCCGCCAGCTCGACCGGGCCCCGGTGCCGTTCCACCTGCTCCCCGAGGTGGTGCGCGAGGTGGGCGCCGACACCGAGGTCATGGTCGACACCGGGATCATGGACGGTGCCGACGTCGTCGCGTCGATCGCCCTGGGGGCGAAGTTCACCCTCATCGGCCGCGCCTACCTGTACGGCCTCATGGCCGGCGGGCGCCCCGGCGTCGACCGCGCCATCGCCATCCTGCGCGAGCAGGTGGAGCGCACCATGCGTCTGCTGCAGGTCTCCGAGCTCGCCGAGCTCGGCCCGCAGCACGTGACGCAGCTGCAGCGGCTCGCGCCGCGCGCCCTGGAGCGGGACGCGCTGCGGGTCTGA
- a CDS encoding L-lactate permease: MTYAQQLAPLGSLGLSALVAALPLVTVFVTLGVLRWKAHWAGLSGLAVAVLVAVAAYGMPAPLAGLSATQGFAFGIFPIIWIVLNAIWLYELTVRSGRFELLRRVIDAVSDDPRIQAIIIAFGFGGLLEALAGFGAPVAITGVMLLAVGFAPMRAAVVVLLANTAPVAFGAVGIPIVTAGNLTGIDYHEIGAVVGHQTPLIAMVVPALLVLIADGRRGLRETWPAAVAVGLSFGVAQWLAATYVSVELTDIVASLVGVAAAVVLLRFWRPTGTERARERLLLDRQREEALVGAGAGGPAVPASAATATTAAGGAQRLTPGVVVSALFPYLLVVVVFALAKLWTPLKEALVGTDVKVPWPGLDGAVLNAAGAPLASTTYTLPWLSSAGTLLLGCGVVVGLVQGLGLGQVARAWVDTVVKLRFSMLTVGSVLALAYVMNQSGQTLTIGAWIAGTGAAFAFLSPVLGWLGTAVTGSDTSANALFATLQQSAAERIGLDPTLLVAANTSGGVVGKMISPQNLAIAATAVGLVGRESEILRRVVWWSLGMLLALCLLVGLQSSVLSWMLP, from the coding sequence ATGACGTACGCGCAGCAGCTCGCGCCGCTCGGCAGCCTCGGGCTGTCAGCGCTCGTGGCAGCCCTTCCCCTGGTCACGGTCTTCGTGACCCTCGGCGTCCTGCGCTGGAAGGCGCACTGGGCCGGGCTGTCGGGCCTGGCGGTGGCCGTGCTGGTCGCCGTCGCCGCCTACGGGATGCCCGCGCCCCTGGCCGGCCTGTCGGCCACCCAGGGGTTCGCGTTCGGGATCTTCCCCATCATCTGGATCGTGCTCAACGCCATCTGGCTGTACGAGCTGACGGTCCGCAGCGGCCGCTTCGAGCTGCTCCGCCGCGTCATCGACGCCGTCTCCGACGACCCCCGCATCCAGGCGATCATCATCGCCTTCGGCTTCGGCGGCCTGCTCGAGGCGCTCGCGGGCTTCGGCGCCCCGGTCGCCATCACCGGCGTGATGCTCCTGGCCGTCGGGTTCGCGCCGATGCGCGCCGCCGTCGTCGTCCTGCTGGCCAACACCGCTCCGGTCGCCTTCGGCGCCGTGGGCATCCCGATCGTCACCGCCGGCAACCTCACCGGCATCGACTACCACGAGATCGGCGCCGTGGTCGGGCACCAGACCCCGCTGATCGCGATGGTGGTGCCCGCCCTGCTCGTGCTCATCGCCGACGGGCGGCGCGGCCTGCGCGAGACGTGGCCCGCGGCGGTCGCGGTCGGGCTCTCCTTCGGCGTGGCCCAGTGGCTGGCCGCCACCTACGTGTCCGTGGAGCTCACCGACATCGTCGCCTCGCTGGTCGGGGTGGCCGCGGCGGTGGTGCTGCTGCGCTTCTGGCGCCCCACCGGCACCGAGCGGGCCCGCGAGCGGCTGCTGCTCGACCGGCAGCGCGAGGAGGCGCTGGTGGGCGCCGGGGCCGGTGGCCCCGCCGTCCCCGCGAGCGCGGCCACCGCCACCACCGCGGCCGGCGGTGCGCAGAGGCTGACGCCGGGCGTCGTCGTCAGCGCGCTCTTCCCCTACCTCCTGGTGGTCGTGGTCTTCGCCCTGGCCAAGCTGTGGACGCCGCTGAAGGAGGCCCTCGTCGGCACCGACGTGAAGGTCCCCTGGCCGGGCCTGGACGGCGCCGTGCTCAACGCCGCGGGCGCACCCCTCGCCTCCACCACCTACACGCTGCCGTGGCTGTCCTCCGCGGGCACCCTGCTGCTGGGGTGCGGCGTCGTCGTGGGCCTCGTGCAGGGCCTGGGGCTGGGCCAGGTCGCGCGGGCGTGGGTGGACACGGTGGTGAAGCTGCGGTTCTCGATGCTCACCGTCGGCTCGGTGCTGGCGCTGGCCTACGTCATGAACCAGTCGGGCCAGACCCTCACCATCGGTGCGTGGATCGCCGGGACCGGCGCCGCGTTCGCCTTCCTCTCCCCGGTGCTCGGCTGGCTCGGCACCGCCGTGACCGGCTCGGACACCAGCGCCAACGCCCTGTTCGCCACCCTCCAGCAGAGCGCCGCCGAGCGCATCGGCCTCGACCCGACCCTGCTGGTGGCTGCCAACACCTCCGGCGGCGTCGTCGGCAAGATGATCAGCCCGCAGAACCTGGCCATCGCCGCCACCGCGGTGGGGCTGGTGGGCCGCGAGTCCGAGATCCTGCGCCGCGTCGTCTGGTGGAGCCTCGGCATGCTGCTCGCCCTCTGCCTGCTGGTCGGCCTGCAGTCGAGCGTGCTCTCCTGGATGCTCCCGTGA
- a CDS encoding FadR/GntR family transcriptional regulator, protein MSSDSAGPDWKPLRRASAHELVIEAIEDQIEAGALRVGDPLPPERELAARLGVSRAGVREAVRVLESQGVLRSRPGVDGGTFVTPVPREALTRFLRLHIALSNFALEDVVDARVVLERASAVRAAEARTEAGMAAMRDALAAMEAPGVSREDFNAADTAFHSGLAEASGSAVSSALTVSIRTAMRGPILEAMQRSTSWEAVSAQLRAEHRAIYDAVAAGDGETAADLVDRHVRRAAADLHL, encoded by the coding sequence ATGTCCTCGGATTCCGCCGGACCCGACTGGAAGCCCCTGCGCCGGGCCAGCGCCCACGAGCTGGTCATCGAGGCGATCGAGGACCAGATCGAGGCCGGGGCGCTGCGGGTGGGAGACCCGCTGCCCCCGGAGCGCGAGCTCGCCGCCCGCCTCGGCGTCAGCCGCGCCGGCGTTCGCGAGGCCGTCCGGGTGCTCGAGAGCCAGGGGGTCCTGCGCTCGCGGCCCGGCGTCGACGGCGGCACCTTCGTCACCCCCGTCCCCCGCGAGGCGCTGACGCGCTTCCTGCGGCTGCACATCGCGCTGTCCAACTTCGCCCTCGAGGACGTCGTCGACGCGCGGGTGGTGCTCGAGCGCGCGAGCGCGGTGCGCGCCGCCGAGGCCCGCACCGAGGCGGGCATGGCCGCGATGCGCGACGCGCTCGCCGCGATGGAGGCCCCCGGGGTCAGCCGGGAGGACTTCAACGCCGCTGACACGGCCTTCCACTCCGGCCTGGCCGAGGCCTCCGGCAGCGCCGTCTCCTCGGCGCTGACCGTCTCGATCCGCACGGCGATGCGCGGGCCGATCCTGGAGGCGATGCAGCGCAGCACCTCCTGGGAGGCCGTCTCGGCCCAGCTGCGCGCCGAGCACCGCGCCATCTACGACGCCGTGGCCGCGGGCGACGGCGAGACCGCCGCCGACCTCGTGGACCGCCACGTCCGCAGGGCCGCCGCCGACCTGCACCTGTGA
- the xylB gene encoding xylulokinase, producing the protein MAKKLVAGIDTSTQSCKVVIRDAESGELVRKGRASHPDGTEVHPREWERALREAVDAAGGLDDVDAVGVGGQQHGMVCLDERGEVVRPALLWNDTRSAQAARDLVSELGAQAWADAVGLVPVASFTGTKLRWLADAEPENADRTAAVCLPHDWLTWRLAGGFEAVGLEGLFTDAGDASGTAYFSAESGEYRRDLLELAFRGRSPLLPRVVGPSEAGGELSAAWGREGALLAPGTGDNAAAALGLAAREGDVVLSLGTSGVVGAVTETAVHDASGTIAGFADATGRHLPLVVTLNAAQVLDATAKLLGVDHAGLAELALSAPAGADGLVLVPYLQGERTPNRPEATGAMHGLTLKTMTPAHVARAAVEGLLCGLADGIAALEAQGVSVRRVLMVGGGARSAAVQQLAPSVLGRQVVVPQPGEYVADGGARQAAWVLSGADAPPEWSLAPAQVFDLDDDARASGERVRARYAEVRDLTDGV; encoded by the coding sequence ATGGCGAAGAAGCTGGTCGCGGGGATCGACACCTCGACGCAGTCCTGCAAGGTCGTGATCCGCGACGCGGAGTCCGGCGAGCTGGTCCGGAAGGGGCGCGCGTCCCACCCGGACGGCACGGAGGTCCACCCCCGCGAGTGGGAGCGCGCGCTGCGCGAGGCCGTCGACGCGGCAGGGGGCCTGGACGACGTCGACGCCGTGGGCGTCGGCGGCCAGCAGCACGGCATGGTCTGCCTCGACGAGCGCGGCGAGGTGGTCCGCCCGGCCCTGCTGTGGAACGACACGCGCTCGGCGCAGGCCGCCCGGGACCTCGTCTCCGAGCTGGGCGCGCAGGCCTGGGCGGACGCGGTCGGGCTGGTCCCGGTGGCGTCCTTCACCGGCACCAAGCTGCGCTGGCTGGCCGACGCCGAGCCGGAGAACGCCGACCGGACCGCCGCCGTCTGCCTCCCCCACGACTGGCTGACGTGGCGCCTCGCCGGCGGCTTCGAGGCGGTCGGCCTGGAGGGCCTGTTCACCGACGCCGGTGACGCCTCCGGCACGGCGTACTTCTCCGCGGAGAGCGGGGAGTACCGCCGCGACCTGCTCGAGCTGGCCTTCCGCGGGCGCTCGCCGCTGCTCCCCCGCGTGGTCGGCCCGTCCGAGGCCGGCGGGGAGCTGTCCGCGGCCTGGGGCCGCGAGGGCGCGCTGCTGGCCCCCGGGACCGGCGACAACGCCGCCGCCGCGCTCGGCCTGGCGGCCCGCGAGGGCGACGTCGTCCTGTCCCTGGGCACGTCCGGGGTGGTGGGCGCGGTCACCGAGACCGCCGTGCACGACGCCTCCGGCACGATCGCCGGCTTCGCCGACGCCACGGGGCGCCACCTGCCGCTGGTCGTGACGCTCAACGCCGCGCAGGTGCTCGACGCCACCGCGAAGCTGCTCGGCGTCGACCACGCGGGCCTCGCCGAGCTCGCGCTCTCGGCCCCCGCGGGCGCCGACGGCCTCGTCCTCGTGCCCTACCTGCAGGGCGAGCGCACCCCCAACCGCCCCGAGGCGACCGGCGCGATGCACGGCCTCACCCTGAAGACCATGACGCCCGCCCACGTGGCGCGCGCCGCCGTGGAGGGCCTGCTGTGCGGCCTGGCCGACGGCATCGCCGCGCTCGAGGCGCAGGGGGTCTCCGTGCGCCGGGTGCTCATGGTCGGCGGTGGCGCCCGCTCGGCCGCGGTGCAGCAGCTGGCGCCGTCGGTGCTCGGCCGCCAGGTCGTCGTCCCCCAGCCCGGCGAGTACGTCGCCGACGGTGGGGCCCGCCAGGCGGCCTGGGTGCTCTCCGGCGCCGACGCCCCTCCGGAGTGGTCGCTCGCCCCGGCGCAGGTCTTCGACCTCGACGACGACGCGCGCGCGTCCGGTGAGCGGGTGCGCGCCCGCTACGCCGAGGTGCGGGACCTCACCGACGGGGTCTGA
- a CDS encoding sugar porter family MFS transporter — protein MVATAAVSALASLLYGYDTGIISGALLQISDEFGIEHGMEQVIAGGILLGAVVGALVCSRLSERRGRHVTMIIIGSVFVVGALLCSVAPDAWTLAAARVVLGFAVGGATQTVPMFVAELAPPAVRGRLVLTFQVGIGVGIVVSTLVGASQALSWRWSIGLAAVPAAVLLLLVLRLPESPRWLVGQDREDDARGVLERVRPSGSDVGEELDEIVGNVRDEQSESDGHRGWSGLRQAWVRPALLVGCGIALFTQLSGIEMIIYYAPTILTDNGFSRSAALDVSVALGVTYLVMMLVGLAIVDRVGRRRLTLVMVPGAALALVALGVVFIVSGDDVRGSIPFIVACLVVFMLFNAGGLQLMGWLTGSEVYPLAVRAAGTSAQAAVLWTTNLVITLTTLSVINGIGPGPTMLVYAAFNAAAWLFVWKKMPELTGRSLESIESHLGEGRFAPADFRPRR, from the coding sequence ATCGTCGCGACGGCCGCCGTGTCGGCGCTGGCCTCCCTGCTCTACGGCTACGACACCGGCATCATCTCCGGCGCGCTGCTGCAGATCAGCGACGAGTTCGGCATCGAGCACGGGATGGAGCAGGTGATCGCCGGCGGCATCCTCCTGGGGGCCGTCGTCGGTGCTCTCGTGTGCTCGCGGCTGTCGGAGCGGCGGGGTCGGCACGTCACGATGATCATCATCGGGTCGGTCTTCGTGGTCGGCGCGCTGCTGTGCTCGGTGGCCCCCGACGCCTGGACCCTGGCCGCGGCTCGCGTGGTGCTGGGCTTCGCCGTGGGGGGTGCCACGCAGACCGTTCCGATGTTCGTGGCAGAGCTGGCCCCGCCCGCCGTGCGCGGCCGGCTGGTGCTGACGTTCCAGGTGGGCATCGGCGTGGGCATCGTCGTCTCCACCCTGGTGGGCGCGAGCCAGGCGCTCAGCTGGCGCTGGTCGATCGGGCTCGCGGCCGTGCCGGCCGCGGTGCTCCTGCTCCTGGTGCTGCGCCTGCCGGAGAGCCCCCGCTGGCTCGTCGGGCAGGACCGGGAGGACGACGCGCGCGGCGTGCTGGAACGCGTGCGCCCCTCCGGCAGCGACGTGGGCGAGGAGCTGGACGAGATCGTTGGCAACGTCCGCGACGAGCAGTCCGAGAGCGACGGCCACCGCGGCTGGAGCGGCCTGCGACAGGCGTGGGTGCGCCCCGCGCTGCTCGTCGGCTGCGGGATCGCCCTCTTCACCCAGCTGTCCGGGATCGAGATGATCATCTACTACGCGCCGACGATCCTCACCGACAACGGCTTCTCGCGCTCCGCCGCCCTGGACGTCAGCGTGGCCCTCGGCGTGACCTACCTCGTGATGATGCTGGTCGGGCTGGCGATCGTCGACAGGGTCGGTCGACGGCGCCTGACGCTCGTCATGGTCCCCGGGGCGGCGCTCGCGCTGGTGGCCCTGGGCGTGGTGTTCATCGTCTCCGGCGACGACGTGCGCGGGTCGATCCCGTTCATCGTCGCCTGCCTGGTCGTCTTCATGCTCTTCAACGCCGGGGGCCTGCAGCTCATGGGCTGGCTGACGGGCTCGGAGGTCTACCCGCTGGCCGTCCGCGCCGCGGGCACGTCGGCGCAGGCCGCGGTGCTGTGGACGACGAACCTCGTCATCACGCTGACCACCCTGTCCGTCATCAACGGGATCGGCCCCGGCCCGACGATGCTCGTCTACGCCGCCTTCAACGCGGCCGCGTGGCTCTTCGTGTGGAAGAAGATGCCGGAGCTGACGGGCCGGAGCCTGGAGTCGATCGAGTCGCACCTGGGCGAGGGCCGGTTCGCCCCCGCCGACTTCAGACCCCGTCGGTGA
- a CDS encoding response regulator transcription factor, protein MTSTAAEARLLVVDDEPNIRELLSTSLRFAGFEVHTAADGQEALSQAERTRPDLVVLDVMLPDLDGFAVTRRLRERGRDVPVLFLTAKDDVADRVAGLTVGGDDYVTKPFSLEEVVARIRAVLRRTGSGADPAAGRLVFADLEMDEDSHEVHRAGHAVELSPTEFKLLRYLMLNPNRVLSKTQILDHVWHYDFGGEAGIVESYISYLRRKIDTGTDADGNAVQPLIHTRRGVGYVLRLPPAA, encoded by the coding sequence ATGACCAGCACAGCCGCCGAGGCGCGCCTCCTCGTCGTCGACGACGAGCCCAACATCCGAGAGCTCCTGTCGACCTCGTTGCGCTTCGCCGGCTTCGAGGTCCACACGGCCGCGGACGGGCAGGAGGCGCTCAGCCAGGCCGAGCGCACCCGCCCCGACCTCGTGGTCCTCGACGTCATGCTCCCCGACCTCGACGGCTTCGCCGTGACCCGCCGCCTGCGCGAGCGCGGCCGCGACGTGCCCGTGCTGTTCCTCACCGCCAAGGACGACGTCGCCGACCGCGTCGCCGGCCTCACCGTGGGCGGCGACGACTACGTCACCAAGCCGTTCAGCCTGGAGGAGGTCGTGGCGCGCATCCGCGCGGTGCTGCGGCGCACCGGCTCCGGTGCGGACCCGGCCGCGGGCCGCCTCGTCTTCGCCGACCTCGAGATGGACGAGGACAGCCACGAGGTCCACCGCGCCGGGCACGCCGTGGAGCTGTCCCCCACCGAGTTCAAGCTGCTGCGCTACCTCATGCTCAACCCCAACCGGGTGCTGTCGAAGACGCAGATCCTCGACCACGTGTGGCACTACGACTTCGGCGGCGAGGCGGGGATCGTGGAGTCCTACATCTCCTACCTGCGCCGCAAGATCGACACCGGGACGGACGCCGACGGCAACGCCGTGCAGCCGCTGATCCACACCCGTCGCGGCGTGGGCTACGTGCTGCGCCTCCCCCCGGCCGCCTGA
- a CDS encoding sensor histidine kinase: MTDRAVEQAPQDTTTTTDAVPRTAPRGVRGAYGTARERVMEHGHALSLRARLIAVVTGLLIVALLLTGTVTLLVLQRVLLAQTDEQLRTALTTAPEILDANSVPQQGGPTDYVVQVSDSDGNVLGLSPRPAAGAPPAKVTRLEGITSAWVDEHRNRGVTIRSADGEEWRVIAVPLRSTSGESVAVARSLTPVDHTLKDVAAYFVLVGVVVVVACVVLGAYGVRRAFRPLRDVEAVAAAFGGGDTSRRVPVVAPGTEVGRLGAAINGMLDDIETSLAAREASEGRMRRFVADASHELRTPLSAIRGFAEMHRMGIVRKEADVTTAFSRIESEATRMGGLVEDLLVLARLDEQRPMRRDPVDLFAIVADARHDARALAPDRAIGVTGVDGAPPRPVVVIGEEAKLRQVLANLIGNALRHTPAGTPVELGVGQRDGWAVWAVSDHGPGIPPEDAARVFERFWRADSSRQRGAGGGAGLGMAIVAGIVQAHGGAVRVVQTPGGGATIEVALPLADAPPAEDQQDDDEPPTPVDGPVDDGALSTGGASDQRAQPGLP; encoded by the coding sequence GTGACGGACCGCGCGGTCGAGCAGGCCCCCCAGGACACGACGACGACGACGGACGCCGTCCCCCGGACTGCGCCGCGCGGGGTGCGGGGGGCGTACGGCACCGCCCGTGAGCGGGTGATGGAGCACGGGCACGCCCTCTCGCTGCGCGCCCGGCTCATCGCCGTGGTCACGGGCCTGCTGATCGTCGCGCTGCTGCTCACCGGCACCGTGACCCTGCTCGTGCTGCAGCGCGTGCTGCTCGCCCAGACCGACGAGCAGCTGCGCACCGCTCTGACGACGGCGCCCGAGATCCTCGACGCCAACAGCGTGCCCCAGCAGGGGGGGCCGACCGACTACGTCGTGCAGGTCAGCGACAGCGACGGCAACGTCCTGGGACTGTCACCGCGGCCGGCGGCAGGTGCACCACCGGCGAAGGTCACCCGGCTCGAGGGCATCACCAGCGCGTGGGTGGACGAGCACCGCAACCGCGGGGTCACGATCAGGTCTGCGGACGGCGAGGAGTGGCGCGTCATCGCCGTCCCGCTGCGATCCACCTCCGGGGAGTCCGTCGCCGTGGCCCGGTCGCTCACACCGGTCGACCACACGCTCAAGGACGTCGCCGCGTACTTCGTGCTGGTCGGCGTCGTCGTCGTCGTCGCCTGCGTGGTGCTGGGCGCGTACGGCGTGCGCCGCGCCTTCCGGCCGCTGCGCGACGTCGAGGCCGTGGCGGCGGCGTTCGGCGGCGGTGACACGAGCCGCCGGGTGCCGGTGGTCGCACCCGGCACCGAGGTGGGCCGCCTGGGCGCCGCGATCAACGGCATGCTCGACGACATCGAGACCTCGCTCGCCGCGCGCGAGGCCTCCGAGGGTCGCATGCGCCGCTTCGTCGCCGACGCCAGCCACGAGCTGCGCACGCCGCTGTCGGCCATCCGCGGCTTCGCGGAGATGCACCGGATGGGCATCGTGCGCAAGGAGGCCGACGTCACCACGGCCTTCAGCCGGATCGAGTCCGAGGCGACGCGCATGGGCGGCCTCGTGGAGGACCTCCTCGTCCTCGCCCGCCTCGACGAGCAGCGCCCGATGCGCCGCGACCCGGTGGACCTCTTCGCCATCGTCGCCGACGCGCGGCACGACGCGCGGGCCCTGGCCCCGGACCGCGCCATCGGCGTGACCGGGGTGGACGGTGCGCCGCCGCGGCCCGTGGTGGTGATCGGTGAGGAGGCCAAGCTGCGCCAGGTGCTGGCCAACCTCATCGGCAACGCCCTGCGGCACACCCCGGCGGGCACGCCGGTGGAGCTGGGCGTGGGCCAGCGCGACGGGTGGGCGGTGTGGGCCGTCAGCGACCACGGCCCCGGCATCCCCCCGGAGGACGCCGCGCGCGTCTTCGAGAGGTTCTGGCGCGCCGACTCCTCGCGCCAGCGCGGCGCGGGCGGCGGCGCGGGGCTGGGCATGGCGATCGTCGCGGGCATCGTGCAGGCGCACGGCGGTGCGGTGCGGGTGGTGCAGACGCCGGGCGGTGGCGCGACCATCGAGGTGGCGCTCCCGCTGGCTGACGCTCCGCCCGCGGAGGACCAGCAGGACGACGACGAGCCACCCACACCTGTGGACGGACCTGTGGACGACGGTGCTCTGTCCACAGGCGGCGCCTCGGACCAGCGCGCGCAGCCCGGCCTTCCCTAG
- a CDS encoding WXG100 family type VII secretion target, which produces MSRFQVDSSEVQSASGAVAGSASVITTEVDAMMRHLLDLQSSWQGAASTSFQGVVAQWRATQEQVRASLESIGQALASTGRTYEQAEADAVRVFSR; this is translated from the coding sequence ATGAGCAGGTTCCAGGTCGACAGCAGCGAGGTCCAGAGCGCCAGCGGTGCCGTCGCGGGGTCCGCGAGCGTCATCACCACCGAGGTCGACGCGATGATGCGCCACCTGCTGGACCTGCAGAGCAGCTGGCAGGGCGCGGCGTCCACCTCCTTCCAGGGCGTGGTCGCGCAGTGGCGCGCCACGCAGGAGCAGGTGCGGGCGTCGCTGGAGTCCATCGGGCAGGCCCTGGCGTCCACCGGCCGCACCTACGAGCAGGCCGAGGCCGACGCGGTGCGCGTCTTCAGCCGCTGA